The following proteins are co-located in the Dromiciops gliroides isolate mDroGli1 chromosome 2, mDroGli1.pri, whole genome shotgun sequence genome:
- the LOC122739680 gene encoding orexigenic neuropeptide QRFP isoform X1, which translates to MPTNQMKAPHSLSCLLLLTLGACFPPSDRREIGDPADSIGRVQMSRSETDGGHQPGFLEGAPRWKRFQDPASLFIMAKKLRGLGKERAGFRFRFGRRDVDNKANNIYLASEEKHNGLLGSLAEELSSYNRKKGGFSFRFGRR; encoded by the coding sequence ATGCCAACAAACCAGATGAAAGCACCTCACTCCCTCTCCTGTCTCCTTCTTCTGACTCTGGGTGCCTGCTTTCCTCCAAGTGACAGAAGAGAAATCGGAGATCCAGCGGATAGCATTGGCAGGGTTCAGATGAGCAGGTCGGAGACAGACGGAGGTCACCAGCCTGGCTTCCTGGAGGGAGCGCCTAGGTGGAAGAGATTCCAAGATCCAGCCTCCCTGTTCATCATGGCTAAGAAACTACGGGGACTTGGGAAAGAGCGAGCTGGTTTCAGATTCAGGTTTGGGAGGCGAGACGTGGACAACAAAGCTAACAACATCTACCTAGCAAGTGAAGAAAAGCACAATGGGCTACTGGGGAGCCTGGCTGAGGAACTCAGCAGTTACAACAGAAAGAAGGGGGGTTTCAGCTTCCGCTTTGGCCGGAGATGA
- the LOC122739680 gene encoding orexigenic neuropeptide QRFP isoform X2, whose translation MKAPHSLSCLLLLTLGACFPPSDRREIGDPADSIGRVQMSRSETDGGHQPGFLEGAPRWKRFQDPASLFIMAKKLRGLGKERAGFRFRFGRRDVDNKANNIYLASEEKHNGLLGSLAEELSSYNRKKGGFSFRFGRR comes from the coding sequence ATGAAAGCACCTCACTCCCTCTCCTGTCTCCTTCTTCTGACTCTGGGTGCCTGCTTTCCTCCAAGTGACAGAAGAGAAATCGGAGATCCAGCGGATAGCATTGGCAGGGTTCAGATGAGCAGGTCGGAGACAGACGGAGGTCACCAGCCTGGCTTCCTGGAGGGAGCGCCTAGGTGGAAGAGATTCCAAGATCCAGCCTCCCTGTTCATCATGGCTAAGAAACTACGGGGACTTGGGAAAGAGCGAGCTGGTTTCAGATTCAGGTTTGGGAGGCGAGACGTGGACAACAAAGCTAACAACATCTACCTAGCAAGTGAAGAAAAGCACAATGGGCTACTGGGGAGCCTGGCTGAGGAACTCAGCAGTTACAACAGAAAGAAGGGGGGTTTCAGCTTCCGCTTTGGCCGGAGATGA